From the genome of Vitis riparia cultivar Riparia Gloire de Montpellier isolate 1030 chromosome 2, EGFV_Vit.rip_1.0, whole genome shotgun sequence, one region includes:
- the LOC117929095 gene encoding NAC domain-containing protein 43-like gives MSEDMNLSVNGQSQVPPGFRFHPTEEELLHYYLRKKVAYEKIDLDVIRDVDLNKLEPWDIQEKCKIGSTPQNDWYFFSHKDKKYPTGTRTNRATAAGFWKATGRDKVIYSSFRRIGMRKTLVFYKGRAPHGQKSDWIMHEYRLEENTPVHDTMASNSLGESMPEDGWVVCRVFRKKNYQKTLESPKSTSNSMDSRTQMLNSSNDGVLDQILSYMGRTCKQENEAISNVNFSDSNNTMRFLNQNNTGISEGLQERFMHLPRLESPTLPSLPNNSSHFDQERCFNIACLQSIDEMLRGSEPSSENQGSGCNTIPVHDPKAGLNDWVAFDRLVASQLNGQVDTKQLSCFSTDPNMGFCLSPDHDVELSHLRSSRPNPNPQNYNSEMDLWNFTRSSSSSSSDPLGHLSV, from the exons ATGTCAGAGGATATGAATCTATCAGTGAATGGTCAGTCTCAGGTCCCTCCAGGGTTCCGATTCCATCCTACAGAAGAGGAGCTTCTGCACTACTATTTGAGGAAGAAGGTGGCCTATGAGAAGATAGACCTGGATGTGATTCGTGATGTTGATCTTAATAAGCTTGAGCCCTGGGATATTCAAG AGAAATGTAAAATAGGATCCACTCCACAGAATGATTGGTACTTCTTCAGTCACAAAGATAAGAAGTACCCCACAGGGACAAGAACAAATCGCGCCACCGCAGCAGGGTTCTGGAAAGCCACTGGGCGCGATAAGGTTATCTACAGTAGCTTTAGAAGAATTGGAATGAGGAAGACACTGGTTTTCTACAAGGGTCGAGCCCCACATGGACAAAAGTCCGATTGGATCATGCATGAGTACAGGCTTGAGGAGAACACCCCAGTTCATGACACCATG GCATCCAATTCACTGGGAGAGTCCATGCCAGAAGATGGTTGGGTGGTCTGCCGCGTTTTCAGAAAGAAAAACTACCAGAAGACCTTGGAGAGCCCTAAAAGCACATCAAACTCTATGGATTCAAGGACCCAGATGCTCAATTCAAGCAACGATGGGGTTCTAGATCAGATACTTTCCTACATGGGAAGGACTTGCAAGCAGGAAAATGAAGCAATCAGCAACGTGAACTTCTCTGACAGCAACAACACCATGAGGTTTCTCAACCAAAACAACACAGGCATCAGCGAGGGTCTCCAAGAAAGGTTTATGCATCTTCCAAGGCTGGAGAGCCCAACTCTTCCTTCTCTGCCCAACAACAGCTCACACTTTGATCAGGAACGGTGTTTTAATATTGCTTGCTTGCAATCAATTGATGAGATGCTCAGAGGAAGTGAGCCTTCCTCTGAGAACCAAGGCAGTGGGTGTAACACCATCCCAGTTCATGACCCCAAAGCTGGGCTCAATGACTGGGTTGCCTTTGACAGGCTGGTGGCTTCTCAGCTCAATGGTCAAGTGGACACCAAGCAACTCTCCTGTTTCAGTACAGACCCCAACATGGGTTTCTGCCTTTCTCCTGACCATGATGTAGAATTATCACACCTACGTTCGAGTAGACCGAATCCAAACCCCCAGAACTATAACAGCGAGATGGATCTGTGGAACTTCACTCGatcatcctcctcctcctcatcAGACCCATTAGGCCATTTGTCGGTATAA
- the LOC117905710 gene encoding uncharacterized protein LOC117905710: protein MGNCFVLYRPRKRPIPLAAAARHKKVLQVVKEDGKILEYRAPMLVKDILIKFPGYGFALSPEASQPLPPSYQLKAGHVYHLLPLYDPVQIASPAHNSPSVDLDSANGTKRIKVIITKHQLQELLLQKVSVEEMLSGLQKDAWDGVHSSVKRWRPLLETIPEGSEY from the coding sequence ATGGGCAATTGCTTTGTCCTGTATCGGCCCAGAAAAAGGCCTATTCCTCTAGCAGCTGCAGCTAGGCATAAAAAAGTGTTACAGGTTGTGAAGGAAGATGGCAAGATTTTAGAGTACAGGGCACCTATGCTTGTTAAAGATATATTGATCAAGTTCCCTGGTTATGGTTTCGCCTTATCGCCTGAAGCTTCACAGCCCCTTCCACCAAGTTACCAGCTCAAGGCTGGACATGTATACCATCTTCTTCCGCTCTATGATCCGGTTCAGATTGCCTCCCCTGCACATAATTCTCCTTCAGTGGACCTGGACAGTGCGAATGGTACTAAGAGAATAAAAGTAATCATAACAAAGCATCAGCTTCAGGAATTGCTGTTACAGAAAGTATCAGTGGAGGAGATGCTCTCAGGACTTCAAAAAGATGCATGGGATGGAGTTCATTCGTCGGTGAAAAGGTGGAGGCCATTGCTTGAAACCATCCCTGAAGGTAGTGAATACTGA
- the LOC117933087 gene encoding polyadenylate-binding protein-interacting protein 11-like isoform X1 has protein sequence MAVVENGGVDLGISVGSANRNFDAAAPEQNVSGDQEHLVRVRMVDPSLHQNNNGNGPILRPHDQGLYMKVQQFQERGAAPPAHVSSHKAQVASVQHNLDRSQKIGVQNMQVGPVAAQHRSNGGDLQRNGDSGVDMRELQELFSKLNPMAEEFVPPSLANNGLNGGFYSNGSETHNNTRNGQVNGRRKKNNFGQGKRRMNSRTSMAQREEIIRRTVYVSDIDQQVTEEKLAALFITCGQVVDCRVCGDPNSVLRFAFVEFTDEEGARAALSLAGTMLGYYPVRVLPSKTAIAPVNPTFLPRNEDEREMCARTIYCTNIDKKVSQADVKLFFESVCGEVYRLRLLGDYHHSTRIAFVEFIMAESAIAALNCSGVVLGSLPIRVSPSKTPVRPRAPRLPIH, from the exons ATGGCCGTTGTTGAGAATGGTGGAGTGGATTTGGGGATCAGCGTTGGCTCGGCGAATAGGAACTTCGACGCGGCGGCACCGGAGCAGAATGTAAGCGGCGATCAAGAGCATCTGGTGAGGGTTCGGATGGTTGATCCGAGTTTACATCAGAACAACAACGGTAACGGTCCGATCCTGAGGCCGCACGATCAGGGCCTATACATGAAGGTACAACAGTTTCAGGAGAGGGGGGCTGCGCCCCCTGCCCACGTTAGCAGTCACAAGGCTCAGGTGGCGTCGGTTCAGCACAACCTTGACCGCTCGCAGAAGATCGGCGTTCAGAATATGCAGGTGGGGCCGGTAGCTGCGCAGCATCGCTCCAATGGTGGTGATTTGCAGAGGAATGGAGACTCTGGTGTGGATATGAGAGAGTTGCAGGAGCTATTCTCTAAGCTGAACCCCATGGCTGAAGAGTTTGTTCCTCCATCGCTTGCTAACAATGGATTGAACGGTGGTTTTTACTCTAACGGCTCTGAGACGCATAACAATACAAGAAATGGACAAGTTAATGGTCGACGG aagaaaaataatttcggACAAGGCAAACGGAGGATGAATAGTCGAACAAGTATGGCACAACGGGAAGAAATCATCCGGAGGACTGTGTATGTGTCCGATATTGATCAGCAG GTTACTGAAGAGAAGCTTGCAGCTCTATTTATAACTTGTGGGCAG GTTGTTGACTGCCGTGTATGCGGTGACCCTAACTCAGTTCTGCGTTTTGCTTTTGTTGAGTTTACTGATGAAG AAGGTGCACGGGCTGCTTTGAGTCTGGCAGGGACAATGCTGGGATACTACCCTGTGAGGGTGCTGCCCTCTAAAACAGCCATTGCACCAGTTAACCCTACATTTTTGCCTAGG AATGAAGATGAACGCGAGATGTGTGCAAGAACAATTTACTGTACAAATATTGATAAGAAG GTCTCTCAAGCTGATGTTAAACTCTTTTTTGAATCGGTTTGTGGAGAG GTTTATCGTTTGAGGCTTCTTGGAGACTATCATCATTCTACTCGCATCGCATTTGTTGAGTTTATAATG GCTGAAAGTGCTATTGCTGCTCTCAACTGCAGCGGTGTTGTGCTTGGTTCCTTGCCGATAAG GGTAAGCCCGTCGAAGACGCCTGTTCGGCCACGTGCTCCTCGTCTTCCTATACATTAA
- the LOC117904762 gene encoding uncharacterized protein LOC117904762, with amino-acid sequence MGNCLFGGLGEAGAVIKVVTSNGGIMEFYAPVTAECITNEFPGHGIFRSHDLFWKPLSHHEELHPGESYFLLPINNTGSSTGGHVAQVGHVRSNSVPTSLVAPYRMSFENQGMLKRSYTDVFSRYNNTGVWKVKLVICPEQLLEILSQEARTQELIESVRTVAKCGNGVSPMGFSDQWSFSSSMNASSKQDGLLEI; translated from the coding sequence ATGGGGAACTGCCTGTTTGGAGGCTTGGGAGAGGCTGGTGCAGTAATCAAAGTAGTAACATCCAATGGTGGCATCATGGAGTTCTACGCACCAGTAACTGCAGAATGCATCACCAATGAATTTCCTGGCCATGGCATTTTTCGAAGCCATGACCTCTTCTGGAAGCCACTTTCCCACCATGAAGAGCTTCATCCAGGAGAATCATACTTTCTCCTCCCAATCAACAACACAGGTAGTAGTACTGGTGGCCATGTCGCCCAAGTAGGCCATGTTAGATCAAACAGTGTTCCTACATCTCTTGTTGCACCGTATAGGATGTCTTTTGAGAATCAAGGGATGCTGAAGAGGTCATACACCGATGTGTTCTCTAGATACAACAACACTGGAGTATGGAAGGTGAAGCTGGTGATCTGCCCCGAACAGTTATTGGAGATATTGTCACAAGAAGCTCGAACCCAGGAGTTGATTGAGAGCGTGAGGACGGTTGCAAAATGTGGAAATGGGGTCTCACCTATGGGGTTTTCAGATCAGTGGAGCTTCTCAAGCAGCATGAATGCTTCCTCTAAGCAAGATGGCTTACTAGAAATTTAG
- the LOC117927842 gene encoding uncharacterized protein LOC117927842 — translation MKGRSHRLPSSDPPEDWVDGSWTVDCVCGVNFDDGEEMVNCDECGVWVHTRCSRYVKGEKLFACDKCKSKNNRNDSEETEVAQLLVELPTKTMRMESSYGSNIPARRPFRLWTDIPIEERVHVQGIPGGEPGLFEGLSSVFTPELWKCTGYVPKKFNFQYREFPCWDEKEEADSKIEEENENPVDKGAGVLFSLSKEAVLAAPAALVNMRGQTEEGGFDRKPATKELKTWEAGDSDVRPAQNGVKKERSLLRPFVVHPSKRKKEDFGPSKDRSGKKRIRTAEKEDTKKRGSHSSKTGFTSSSDAKQLEYHEDRSSKLPKTNNQSNNKGNLRGTLPTEPASDVFHVVDSNVDKSNDSLVAAEHDSESFPTDASRHDFPIGAGLDEDKTEHQVPARSESSPKTDIVSSTLENNTVESVPMKEEVVNMAAANLDDNGGSYKNMEIDIQKSNPPFEEVPSVASNLKESQVLLDSNGDMLLNSVKPDLKVKADVDDDNSGRILDSQSSALVDVKPIGTEHLSQILGISADQMSENSKLNDLVALSFSQCSDHKAQDVDKSAEVASDPHADKADQLSGGTRLHKQELDVSDGSMIVQKSTSEPKHGSKLAEEPPKLDGTVFSSQALSSQRKMVVCVGKSSPSSSTVVISKSSVSDNCKPMNTQNSNPIAKERIVSNCNTNSKKDHAASDVVRDEDRHEMPRKTVKERPKSSINPVLKASHSNRIPHSSVSKRPLSDSKDPVLHSSSKASSAQNTAVPSGSGDSAGSLQTQSAVLVQNKVPAPSLSQRGEKFSTSNSQSSSKVNNMSSMHPTAPSNSPATLSDEELALLLHQELNSSPRVPRVPRVRHAGSLPQLTSPTGTSMLIKRTSSSGGKDHGLIPRRKSKDISKDGSRGFRERDDEAKKMDRVPSPDQRRHDPVHAADASTKREADDGFPKAEHSVKKNIPLASNTTANSGPSSSNEVNDQNLASVRNSPRNMSDDDAGTVRVPAHRTLPGLINDIMSKGRRMTYEELCNAVLPHWHNLRKHNGERYAYSSHSQAVLDCLRNRNEWARLIDRGPKTNASRKRRKLDAEPSSFELDDNEYGKGKMAKEVESKSLESHREEFPKGKRKARRRRLALQGRGIKDVRKRRKAAISSDDDIEPFSNSSDESIFSEDEIQGGGTGPVGSEASASSDEVGTRL, via the exons ATGAAGGGAAGGTCGCACCGCCTTCCTAGCTCAGATCCTCCCGAGGACTGGGTGGATGGTTCTTGGACGGTGGATTGCGTCTGTGGTGTGAATTTTGATGATGGGGAAGAGATGGTGAACTGCGATGAGTGTGGCGTGTGGGTGCATACGCGGTGCTCGCGCTATGTGAAGGGGGAGAAGTTGTTTGCTTGCGATAAATGCAAGAGCAAGAATAATAGGAATGATAGCGAGGAGACGGAGGTTGCTCAATTGCTGGTTGAGCTGCCCACTAAGACAATGAGGATGGAGAGTTCGTATGGATCGAATATTCCTGCTAGACGGCCTTTTAGGCTGTGGACGGATATACCAATTGAGGAGAGGGTACATGTTCAGGGCATTCCGGGAGGCGAACCTGGCCTGTTTGAAGGTCTGTCCTCCGTTTTCACGCCGGAGTTGTGGAAGTGCACTGGTTACGTGCCCAAGAAGTTCAATTTCCAGTATAGAGAGTTCCCCTGTTGGGATGAGAAGGAAGAGGCTGATTCTAAAAttgaggaagaaaatgaaaatcctgTGGACAAAGGAGCCGGGGTTCTGTTTTCACTGTCAAAGGAGGCTGTTTTGGCTGCTCCAGCAGCTTTGGTTAATATGAGAGGCCAAACTGAGGAAGGTGGGTTTGACAGAAAACCAGCCACAAAAGAGCTGAAGACGTGGGAGGCTGGGGATTCTGATGTTAGGCCTGCTCAGAATGGTGTGAAGAAGGAGAGAAGCTTACTCCGTCCATTTGTGGTTCATCCGAGTaagaggaagaaagaagattTCGGCCCATCAAAGGATCGCAGTGGAAAGAAGAGGATTAGGACTGCTGAAAAAGAGGATACTAAAAAAAGAGGTTCACATTCTTCCAAAACAG GGTTTACATCCTCTAGTGATGCAAAACAGTTGGAATATCATGAAGACAGAAGTTCCAAGCTTCCCAAGACTAATAATCAGAGTAACAATAAAGGGAATTTGAGGGGCACTCTGCCCACAGAGCCTGCATCTGATGTTTTTCATGTAGTGGACAGTAATGTTGACAAGTCGAATGACAGCTTAGTGGCTGCTGAGCACGATTCGGAATCTTTTCCTACTGATGCATCTAGACACGATTTTCCCATCGGAGCTGGTCTAGATGAAGATAAGACTGAGCATCAAGTTCCTGCAAGATCTGAAAGTTCTCCTAAAACTGACATTGTATCATCAACATTAGAAAACAACACAGTTGAGAGTGTTCCTATGAAGGAAGAG GTGGTTAACATGGCTGCTGCTAATTTAGATGATAATGGAGGTTCctataaaaatatggaaatcGATATACAGAAATCAAACCCTCCTTTCGAAGAGGTGCCTAGTGTAGcatcaaatttgaaagaaagtCAAGTTCTTCTGGATTCAAATGGTGACATGTTGCTAAATTCTGTAAAGCCTGATTTAAAAGTGAAAGCAGATGTGGATGATGATAATTCTGGAAGGATCTTGGATTCTCAGTCTTCTGCACTTGTTGATGTAAAGCCCATTGGCACTGAGCACCTATCTCAAATTCTAGGGATATCTGCAGATCAGATGTCCGAAAATTCTAAATTGAATGATTTAGTGGCTCTAAGCTTTTCGCAATGCAGTGACCATAAGGCACAAGATGTTGACAAAAGTGCAGAAGTAGCCAGTGACCCTCATGCAGATAAAGCTGATCAATTATCTGGTGGCACTCGTCTGCATAAGCAGGAATTAGATGTCTCAGATGGTTCCATGATAGTGCAGAAAAGTACTTCAGAACCCAAACATGGTTCAAAGCTAGCTGAAGAGCCACCAAAATTAGATGGAACTGTATTTAGCTCTCAAGCACTATCTAGTCAGCGTAAAATGGTAGTATGTGTAGGAAAATCTTCTCCGAGTTCATCTACTGTTGTGATCTCCAAGTCATCTGTTTCTGATAACTGTAAACCCATGAATACTCAGAACTCTAATCCTATTGCTAAAGAACGAATAGTTTCTAACTGCAATACTAACAGTAAGAAAGATCATGCTGCAAGTGATGTGGTCAGGGATGAAGACAGGCATGAAATGCCAAGGAAAACAGTTAAAGAGCGTCCAAAATCATCCATCAATCCTGTTTTGAAAGCATCACACTCAAACAGGATTCCCCATTCTTCTGTTTCCAAGAGACCCCTGTCAGATTCAAAAGATCCTGTGTTGCACTCGTCTTCTAAGGCATCTTCAGCCCAGAATACTGCTGTTCCTTCAGGTTCTGGTGACTCTGCTGGTTCACTGCAAACTCAGAGTGCTGTGCTCGTACAAAATAAAGTACCAGCCCCAAGTTTGTCACAAAGAGGTGAAAAGTTTAGCACTTCAAATTCCCAGTCATCATCTAAGGTGAATAATATGTCATCTATGCATCCTACTGCACCTTCAAATTCTCCTGCAACACTAAGCGATGAAGAG CTTGCTTTACTTTTGCATCAAGAACTTAATAGTTCTCCTAGAGTGCCTCGGGTACCACGTGTGCGCCATGCGGGTAGCTTACCTCAGTTGACTTCTCCAACTGGTACAAGCATGCTGATAAAGCGAACATCATCTTCTGGAGGAAAGGATCATGGTTTG ATTCCTAGAAGAAAAAGCAAGGATATTTCCAAAGATGGGTCTCGAGGTTTTCGGGAGCGTGATGATGAAGCCAAGAAAATGGACAGAGTGCCTTCACCTGATCAGAGGAGACATGATCCAGTGCATGCAGCAGATGCTTCTACGAAGAGGGAAGCAGACGATGGGTTTCCAAAAGCAGAACATTCTGTCAAGAAGAATATTCCCCTTGCCTCCAACACAACTGCAAATAGTGGTCCATCCTCCTCAAATGAGGTTAATGATCAAAATTTAGCATCTGTACGTAATTCACCAAGGAATATGTCTGATGATGATGCGGGCACTGTACGGGTTCCTGCACATCGCACTTTACCAG GCTTGATCAATGATATTATGAGCAAAGGCAGGCGCATGACATATGAAGAACTCTGTAATGCAGTCTTGCCG CACTGGCATAACTTGAGGAAGCATAATGGAGAGCGTTATGCATATTCAAGTCATTCGCAGGCTGTTCTTGATTGCCTGAGGAACCGGAATGAATGGGCGCGGTTGATTGATCGTGGTCCCAAG ACCAATGCGAGCAGGAAGAGACGCAAGCTTGATGCTGAACCATCAAGCTTTGAATTGGATGATAATGAATATGGCAAGGGCAAAATGGCAAAGGAGGTAGAAAGCAAGAGTCTTGAATCACACAGAGAAGAGTTTCCAAAGGGCAAGCGGAAAGCACGACGCAGACGACTGGCTCTGCAAGGCCGAGGAATAAAAGATGTCAGGAAAAGACGAAAGGCAGCTATCAGCAGTGATGATGACATTGAACCATTTTCTAATTCTAGCGATGAGAGCATATTCAGTGAGGATGAGATTCAGGGAGGTGGAACAGGTCCTGTTGGAAGTGAGGCTTCAGCTAGCTCAGATGAGGTGGGAACCAGGCTATAG
- the LOC117933087 gene encoding polyadenylate-binding protein-interacting protein 11-like isoform X2, producing MAVVENGGVDLGISVGSANRNFDAAAPEQNVSGDQEHLVRVRMVDPSLHQNNNGNGPILRPHDQGLYMKVQQFQERGAAPPAHVSSHKAQVASVQHNLDRSQKIGVQNMQVGPVAAQHRSNGGDLQRNGDSGVDMRELQELFSKLNPMAEEFVPPSLANNGLNGGFYSNGSETHNNTRNGQVNGRRKNNFGQGKRRMNSRTSMAQREEIIRRTVYVSDIDQQVTEEKLAALFITCGQVVDCRVCGDPNSVLRFAFVEFTDEEGARAALSLAGTMLGYYPVRVLPSKTAIAPVNPTFLPRNEDEREMCARTIYCTNIDKKVSQADVKLFFESVCGEVYRLRLLGDYHHSTRIAFVEFIMAESAIAALNCSGVVLGSLPIRVSPSKTPVRPRAPRLPIH from the exons ATGGCCGTTGTTGAGAATGGTGGAGTGGATTTGGGGATCAGCGTTGGCTCGGCGAATAGGAACTTCGACGCGGCGGCACCGGAGCAGAATGTAAGCGGCGATCAAGAGCATCTGGTGAGGGTTCGGATGGTTGATCCGAGTTTACATCAGAACAACAACGGTAACGGTCCGATCCTGAGGCCGCACGATCAGGGCCTATACATGAAGGTACAACAGTTTCAGGAGAGGGGGGCTGCGCCCCCTGCCCACGTTAGCAGTCACAAGGCTCAGGTGGCGTCGGTTCAGCACAACCTTGACCGCTCGCAGAAGATCGGCGTTCAGAATATGCAGGTGGGGCCGGTAGCTGCGCAGCATCGCTCCAATGGTGGTGATTTGCAGAGGAATGGAGACTCTGGTGTGGATATGAGAGAGTTGCAGGAGCTATTCTCTAAGCTGAACCCCATGGCTGAAGAGTTTGTTCCTCCATCGCTTGCTAACAATGGATTGAACGGTGGTTTTTACTCTAACGGCTCTGAGACGCATAACAATACAAGAAATGGACAAGTTAATGGTCGACGG aaaaataatttcggACAAGGCAAACGGAGGATGAATAGTCGAACAAGTATGGCACAACGGGAAGAAATCATCCGGAGGACTGTGTATGTGTCCGATATTGATCAGCAG GTTACTGAAGAGAAGCTTGCAGCTCTATTTATAACTTGTGGGCAG GTTGTTGACTGCCGTGTATGCGGTGACCCTAACTCAGTTCTGCGTTTTGCTTTTGTTGAGTTTACTGATGAAG AAGGTGCACGGGCTGCTTTGAGTCTGGCAGGGACAATGCTGGGATACTACCCTGTGAGGGTGCTGCCCTCTAAAACAGCCATTGCACCAGTTAACCCTACATTTTTGCCTAGG AATGAAGATGAACGCGAGATGTGTGCAAGAACAATTTACTGTACAAATATTGATAAGAAG GTCTCTCAAGCTGATGTTAAACTCTTTTTTGAATCGGTTTGTGGAGAG GTTTATCGTTTGAGGCTTCTTGGAGACTATCATCATTCTACTCGCATCGCATTTGTTGAGTTTATAATG GCTGAAAGTGCTATTGCTGCTCTCAACTGCAGCGGTGTTGTGCTTGGTTCCTTGCCGATAAG GGTAAGCCCGTCGAAGACGCCTGTTCGGCCACGTGCTCCTCGTCTTCCTATACATTAA
- the LOC117933096 gene encoding alcohol dehydrogenase-like 3 → MQKPQGESVNGVHTESETTGKVITCKAAVVLGPGQPFVIEEIQVDPPQKMEVRVKILYTSICHTDLSYWKGESEAYRVYPRILGHEAAGIVESVGEGVVDMRKGDHVIPIFNGECGDCVYCKCDNTNLCERFRVHPLRSVMVNDGNCRFSTKDGKPIFHFLNTSTFTEYTVLHSACVVKIDSKAPLKKMILLSCGVSSGLGAAWNTAKVQAGSSVAIFGLGSVGLAAAEGARTRGASKIIGVDINPNKFIKGKAMGLTDFINPNDSKNPVHEIIQEMTGGGVDYSFECAGNLDVLREAFLSTHEGWGMTVLLGIHPTPRMLPIHPMELFDGRRIIGSVFGDFKGKTQLPHFAQQCMRGVVNLDGFITHELPFEKINEALQLLADGKSLRCVLHL, encoded by the exons ATGCAGAAGCCACAGGGTGAGTCGGTTAATGGCGTCCACACTGAAAGTGAGACCACTGGGAAGGTCATCACTTGCAAAG CTGCTGTTGTGCTGGGTCCGGGACAGCCCTTTGTCATAGAGGAAATTCAAGTTGATCCCCCTCAGAAAATGGAGGTTCGAGTCAAGATCCTCTATACTTCAATCTGCCACACTGATCTCAGCTATTGGAAGGGCGAG AGCGAAGCTTACCGAGTGTATCCTCGAATTTTAGGCCATGAAGCTGCCGG AATTGTTGAGAGTGTGGGAGAGGGTGTTGTGGACATGAGGAAAGGTGACCATGTAATTCCAATCTTTAATGGAGAGTGTGGGGACTGCGTCTACTGCAAGTGCGACAACACTAATCTCTGCGAGAGGTTTAGGGTACATCCGCTGAGGAGCGTGATGGTGAACGACGGCAACTGTAGGTTTTCCACCAAAGATGGGAAACCCATCTTCCATTTTCTCAACACTTCAACTTTCACGGAGTACACCGTCCTTCACTCCGCCTGCGTCGTCAAGATCGACTCCAAGGCTCCTCTCAAGAAGATGATCTTGCTCAGCTGTGGCGTCTCTTCTG GGCTTGGAGCTGCATGGAACACTGCCAAGGTGCAAGCAGGGTCGAGTGTGGCGATTTTCGGGCTGGGTTCAGTTGGTCTTGCT GCTGCTGAAGGAGCAAGGACCAGAGGAGCTTCAAAAATAATCGGAGTTGATATCAACCCAAACAAATTTATCAAAG GAAAAGCAATGGGGCTCACTGATTTCATCAACCCAAATGATTCAAAGAACCCTGTGCATGAG ATAATCCAGGAAATGACAGGAGGAGGAGTAGACTACAGCTTTGAATGTGCAGGCAATTTGGACGTTCTGAGGGAGGCCTTCTTGTCCACCCATGAG GGATGGGGTATGACAGTGCTTCTGGGAATTCATCCAACTCCGAGGATGCTCCCTATCCATCCTATGGAATTGTTTGATGGTCGGAGGATTATAGGATCAGTGTTCGGAGACTTCAAAGGGAAGACCCAGCTTCCTCATTTCGCCCAACAATGCATGCGCGGG GTGGTGAATTTGGATGGGTTCATCACTCATGAGCTTCCATTTGAGAAGATAAATGAAGCACTTCAGCTGCTTGCTGACGGGAAATCCCTGAGATGCGTTCTACACCTTTGA